A single genomic interval of Borrelia duttonii Ly harbors:
- a CDS encoding variable large family protein, whose protein sequence is MVMMVVMMGCNSGGVLEAEQGKNKYLQSLVNVSEEFLNVFTSFGEMVGSVLGLNVDSKKSDVGKYFKTVQETVKGTKEKLEKIVAEMKEEKNPNAEAIETAVKKLVTETLDKIIEGAKTASEAVGIEGDDLLGNVGANNAAGVVGDVDKLIKGIKSIVDVVLKGVGNAEAGNDKKAEDGSTARTAAAAGDGEAGKLFAAAAGNADNSKKVSADASKAVGAVTGADILQSIVKADKAATLAKSNDGNAGAAPKDAEVAGGIALRAMAKNGKFAGPTADSADYVIAAKGAAVSAVAKVLDTLTVAIRKTIDLGFKNVKEAMKINTNVIPVASENSGSSGQKQ, encoded by the coding sequence ATGGTGATGATGGTGGTGATGATGGGATGTAATAGTGGGGGAGTATTAGAAGCAGAGCAAGGGAAGAATAAATATTTGCAGTCATTAGTTAATGTGAGTGAAGAATTTTTGAATGTTTTTACTTCATTTGGGGAAATGGTAGGGAGTGTATTGGGGTTAAATGTTGATTCAAAGAAATCAGATGTAGGGAAATATTTTAAGACAGTACAGGAGACTGTTAAAGGGACAAAGGAGAAACTTGAGAAAATTGTTGCTGAAATGAAGGAAGAAAAGAATCCGAATGCTGAGGCTATTGAGACTGCAGTAAAAAAATTAGTTACTGAAACTCTTGATAAGATAATAGAAGGGGCTAAGACTGCTAGTGAGGCTGTTGGTATTGAAGGTGATGATCTACTTGGTAATGTTGGTGCTAATAATGCTGCTGGTGTTGTTGGGGATGTTGACAAATTAATCAAGGGAATTAAATCAATTGTAGATGTAGTACTTAAGGGTGTAGGAAATGCTGAGGCTGGGAATGATAAGAAAGCTGAAGATGGTAGTACGGCAAGAACTGCTGCTGCTGCTGGGGATGGTGAAGCAGGTAAATTGTTTGCTGCTGCTGCTGGTAATGCTGACAATTCAAAAAAAGTTTCAGCTGATGCGTCAAAAGCTGTTGGTGCAGTAACTGGTGCTGATATCTTGCAATCTATAGTTAAAGCTGATAAAGCTGCTACTTTAGCTAAGAGTAATGATGGTAACGCTGGTGCTGCTCCTAAAGATGCGGAAGTAGCAGGAGGTATAGCGTTAAGAGCTATGGCTAAGAATGGTAAGTTTGCTGGGCCTACTGCTGATAGCGCTGATTATGTTATTGCTGCTAAAGGAGCGGCAGTAAGTGCAGTAGCTAAGGTATTAGATACATTAACAGTAGCAATAAGAAAAACAATTGATTTGGGATTTAAGAATGTTAAAGAGGCTATGAAAATTAATACTAATGTTATTCCTGTAGCATCTGAGAATAGTGGTTCTAGTGGTCAAAAGCAATAA
- a CDS encoding Vsp/OspC family lipoprotein, which yields MKRIVKGIMVMVVMVVMGCNSGGGIKEGEEGKAKKGDGSVIDLKVIGEKIKSVVEFVEKVKEVETLVKSVDELAKAIGAKIKNAYELDTTNSNHNGSLIAGVFQVILTAETKLKALKQSVETDSLKAKVIVAEQSSKKFLDKLKSENIALGKEDASDVDSKAAFLKSDAAGAKGAKELIELNTAIDELLKSVNGALEIAISELTTSSKAATLIQNK from the coding sequence ATGAAAAGAATAGTAAAAGGAATAATGGTGATGGTAGTGATGGTGGTGATGGGATGTAATAGTGGAGGAGGAATAAAGGAAGGAGAGGAAGGGAAAGCAAAGAAGGGAGATGGGAGTGTAATAGATTTAAAGGTGATTGGGGAGAAGATAAAGAGTGTGGTGGAGTTTGTTGAGAAAGTAAAGGAAGTTGAGACTTTAGTTAAGTCGGTTGATGAGCTGGCTAAAGCTATAGGAGCAAAAATTAAAAATGCTTATGAACTTGATACTACCAATTCTAATCATAATGGGTCTTTAATTGCAGGGGTATTTCAAGTAATATTGACTGCAGAAACCAAATTGAAGGCATTAAAGCAATCAGTTGAGACCGATTCACTTAAGGCAAAGGTTATTGTTGCTGAGCAATCAAGTAAGAAATTTTTAGATAAATTGAAGAGTGAGAATATTGCCCTTGGTAAAGAAGATGCTTCTGATGTGGATTCAAAAGCAGCCTTTCTTAAAAGTGATGCTGCGGGAGCTAAAGGGGCTAAGGAACTTATTGAACTTAACACAGCAATAGATGAGTTGTTAAAGTCTGTTAATGGTGCATTAGAAATAGCAATATCGGAACTTACAACATCTTCTAAGGCAGCAACACTTATTCAAAATAAATGA